From a single Paraburkholderia edwinii genomic region:
- a CDS encoding amidase, with the protein MKSEILYQDATGLAELIRTRKISPVEVVQAHLDRIEAVNPKVNAIVTVAEDALRAAKAAETAVLQGHELGPLHGVPFTVKDSIDTAGVPTQRGSLIFKGRVPDIDATSVARMKKAGGILLAKTNLPEFSYSFETVNLLSGRSNNPWDLERTPGGSSGGESAAIAAGMSPIGLGTDLGNSLRGPAAQTGIVSLKATHGRVPMTGIWPRAPRRFWHVGPMARSIRDLALAFSQLCGPDGQDAFATSTVQFDAGTGYSLLKPHRQLRVGWMVEPGFGPVDPEVVATVEAAVEALKNVGCLVEPVRIPALARDFANDVFNRLHVMEMKREFAEATAGHHPDGLYKTTTKMLARPDVSMKDYIDAELAAERLRDGYAEFFTRYDALITHVLPIPAHKHGIDALTINGQTLDVSYIRGAAVPLNVTGLPGISMRFGTSKEGLPISVQIVSSWQAESTILHLATMLESVSPVRGLRPDI; encoded by the coding sequence ATGAAGTCAGAGATCTTGTATCAGGACGCGACAGGACTGGCTGAACTAATCCGCACACGGAAGATCTCACCCGTCGAGGTCGTTCAGGCGCATCTTGATCGAATCGAGGCCGTCAATCCAAAAGTCAACGCCATTGTCACGGTTGCAGAGGATGCGTTGAGAGCCGCGAAGGCAGCAGAGACCGCGGTGCTGCAAGGTCATGAACTTGGGCCGCTGCACGGCGTGCCCTTTACCGTGAAGGACTCCATCGACACCGCGGGCGTGCCGACCCAACGCGGCTCGCTGATTTTCAAGGGCCGCGTACCCGACATCGACGCGACCAGCGTCGCCCGCATGAAGAAGGCCGGTGGCATTCTGCTGGCAAAAACAAATCTTCCTGAGTTTTCCTACTCATTCGAAACCGTCAACCTTCTCAGTGGCCGTTCGAACAATCCGTGGGACCTCGAGCGCACGCCCGGTGGTTCGAGCGGCGGGGAATCGGCGGCCATCGCGGCAGGTATGTCGCCGATCGGACTCGGCACTGATCTCGGAAACTCATTACGCGGACCCGCCGCGCAGACCGGAATTGTGTCGCTGAAGGCGACGCACGGGCGCGTGCCGATGACGGGAATCTGGCCGCGCGCGCCGCGCCGCTTCTGGCATGTCGGCCCCATGGCTCGCAGTATTCGTGACCTTGCACTCGCATTTTCGCAGTTGTGCGGTCCTGACGGCCAGGACGCTTTCGCGACCAGCACCGTCCAGTTCGATGCGGGAACGGGTTATTCGCTCCTTAAGCCTCATAGGCAGCTGCGCGTGGGCTGGATGGTGGAACCCGGCTTCGGCCCGGTCGATCCGGAAGTTGTTGCCACTGTTGAAGCGGCCGTGGAAGCGCTGAAGAACGTGGGATGCCTTGTTGAGCCGGTACGTATACCCGCGCTCGCGCGAGACTTCGCGAATGACGTGTTCAACCGTCTGCACGTTATGGAAATGAAACGGGAATTTGCGGAAGCCACTGCCGGACACCACCCTGACGGGTTGTACAAGACGACAACGAAAATGCTCGCGCGGCCCGATGTATCCATGAAGGACTATATTGACGCGGAGCTAGCCGCCGAGCGTCTGCGCGACGGATATGCCGAATTCTTCACGAGGTACGATGCGTTAATTACTCACGTATTGCCGATTCCGGCTCACAAGCATGGCATCGATGCACTCACCATCAACGGTCAGACCCTGGACGTCTCTTACATCCGGGGTGCGGCTGTCCCGCTTAACGTCACGGGCTTGCCCGGCATCTCCATGCGGTTTGGGACGAGCAAGGAAGGACTACCGATCAGCGTTCAGATCGTTAGCAGCTGGCAAGCGGAGTCCACTATCCTTCACCTGGCAACCATGCTCGAATCGGTCAGCCCGGTTCGTGGCCTGCGCCCTGACATTTGA